From Patescibacteria group bacterium, one genomic window encodes:
- a CDS encoding Glu/Leu/Phe/Val dehydrogenase: MNTDNLKPEYVITVTDSNIGMEGYLVIDNTLLGPGKGGIRMTPEVTLEEVARLARVMTWKNALAGIPFGGAKAGIKWNGGPDELKKQFIESFAKKIKMFIPNLYIAGPDVNTGEKEMKWFIEATGIFKSATGKPITCCEGVGCGIPHEVGSTGFGVAQATKVAASILGIDIKGATVSIHGFGNVGTFVYKFLTEMGAKIIAIADKDTVLYSQDGFEHNLINEIIDKKQGLIDYAGKAERLSHEKFWKIPVDIMIPASVTDVIHKGNKDDIRTKMIIEGANIPMTEEIEEELGQRGILVVPDFVANAGGVISSYSEHAGHSIEEMFESVREKITNITQSVCESCLKYKHNPRKVALSIAQERLKQCNKEL, from the coding sequence ATGAATACAGATAATCTTAAACCAGAATATGTCATCACAGTTACAGATTCCAATATCGGGATGGAGGGTTATTTAGTTATTGATAATACTTTATTAGGACCTGGGAAGGGTGGAATAAGGATGACGCCAGAAGTTACATTAGAGGAGGTTGCTAGATTGGCCAGAGTAATGACTTGGAAAAATGCTTTAGCTGGAATACCTTTTGGCGGCGCAAAAGCTGGTATCAAATGGAATGGCGGTCCTGATGAATTAAAAAAACAATTTATAGAGAGTTTTGCGAAAAAGATTAAAATGTTTATTCCGAATCTATATATTGCAGGACCAGATGTGAATACTGGAGAAAAGGAAATGAAATGGTTTATTGAAGCCACTGGAATATTTAAGTCAGCAACTGGTAAGCCAATCACTTGTTGCGAGGGTGTAGGTTGCGGCATTCCTCACGAAGTTGGAAGTACTGGCTTTGGCGTAGCTCAAGCAACTAAGGTTGCGGCAAGCATCTTGGGTATTGATATTAAAGGAGCTACTGTTTCTATCCATGGTTTTGGAAATGTTGGTACTTTTGTATATAAGTTTTTGACAGAAATGGGAGCCAAGATTATAGCCATAGCAGACAAAGATACTGTGCTTTATTCACAAGATGGTTTTGAGCATAATCTAATAAATGAAATTATAGATAAAAAACAAGGACTGATTGATTATGCTGGAAAAGCAGAAAGATTATCGCATGAGAAATTTTGGAAAATTCCAGTAGACATTATGATCCCAGCATCAGTGACAGATGTGATTCATAAAGGAAATAAGGATGATATAAGAACTAAAATGATAATAGAAGGGGCTAATATTCCTATGACTGAAGAAATAGAAGAAGAGTTAGGACAAAGAGGAATATTGGTGGTTCCAGATTTTGTTGCTAATGCAGGAGGAGTTATTTCCTCTTATTCAGAACATGCTGGCCATAGCATAGAAGAAATGTTTGAATCTGTAAGAGAAAAGATAACTAATATTACTCAAAGCGTATGTGAAAGTTGTTTAAAATATAAACATAATCCTCGAAAAGTTGCCTTAAGTATTGCGCAAGAAAGATTGAAGCAATGTAATAAAGAACTGTAA